In Anthonomus grandis grandis chromosome 16, icAntGran1.3, whole genome shotgun sequence, a single window of DNA contains:
- the LOC126745735 gene encoding transforming growth factor-beta-induced protein ig-h3, producing MLRQAFLLSVLLVLAANGHLLSDLALFDDQNHDYFQPFPFSGAQVAKRSSEHSENDREELGPDYKDPKNTEESKEKPVLNPKKDNKKPKQPTLGTGFIGGGVVDVDASTGGFPSFPSPFGPAFDFPTLPGLDSQIGSGSGIASLFGLDEGKKWWQGKNICIEREESTDDEHDDKEKEEDDKKNDTEVDNRESNLFSTSIRLSNCFETDSKYECITRINNHGVVKTFTVRYKCCYGFKRTPGSDGCTEQVDLKPLLQTLDDLKFDEFHKQIKNSGLEDMFKNGNYTIFVPTDGAIHDYNDRLNDINGIDQARRRRAVKVPLSSKELVLSHTTNGFVDLSEVENEEIFKSMDQVNSPIRINIYPTYSGDKMTTANCARLVKSNILTDNGIVHVVDRTVAPATESIENIIDSNPSLSSFKRVLENTDIKKHIKPDGHYTVFAATDEAFNKLNEQQRQKLLNGGGCASSILKHHFVAHTVCSSAIIGNATTHNVEGINLNMERTLDDDLIFENKAKIVEADIIGTNGVIHLIDTLIIPESGQYISNMLKTQNFSMFQNLIEKAGLTDELDNYENATVFVPTNKAFESPEGTKLLKEIENDPEQIKELLKYHIADGKVESLELSNNMKLNTKAGKGLRVNLYSTLPLFTNVINRATINCAPLIHFDKKTCGSIVHQVNRILVPPKSNILDVISTDERYSKLKELIAGTEVEKVLQESNRSLTLLAPTDEAFAAMRDEEREPLFNSTEKADEFIKNHILTEVLCCSGVGPHTWGFNSFIPTLGEQRVEIGRTGSRIFANRAVVTKCDQLATNGVVHSINKALIPRKRTATLGGGFLFFDI from the exons ATGCTTCGGCAAGCGTTTTTGTTGAGTGTTTTATTGGTTTTGGCCGCTAATGGACATCTTTTGAG TGATCTCGCACTATTTGACGACCAAAATCACGACTACTTTCAACCGTTCCCTTTCAGTGGTGCCCAGGTCGCCAAACGATCATCAGAACACTCCGAGAATGATCGTGAGGAATTAGGGCCGGACTACAAAGATCCAAAGAATACAGAAG agAGCAAAGAAAAACCGGTGCTGAATCCCAAGAAAGACAACAAAAAACCGAAACAACCCACTTTGGGAACGGGTTTCATCGGTGGCGGTGTCGTCGATGTCGACGCGAGTACCGGAGGTTTTCCCTCGTTTCCCAGCCCGTTTGGACCTGCCTTCGATTTTCCCACTTTGCCCGGCTTGGATAGTCAAATAGGCAGCGGGTCCGGAATTGCCAGCTTGTTTGGACTTGATGAAGGGAAGAAGTGGTGGCAAGG aaaaaatatatgcataGAACGCGAAGAGAGTACAGACGATGAGCACGATgacaaagaaaaagaagaagacgacAAGAAAAATGACACCGAAGTCGACAATCGTGAATCCAACTTGTTCTCGACTTCCATTCGGCTTTCGAACTGCTTCGAGACTGACAGCAAATATGAATGTATTACAAG aattaaCAACCATGGTGTCGTTAAGACCTTCACGGTTCGCTACAAGTGCTGTTACGGATTTAAAAGAACCCCAGGCTCCGACGGATGTACCGAACAG gttGACCTTAAGCCGCTTCTGCAAACCCTGGACGACTTGAAATTCGACGAGTTCCATAAGCAAATTAAGAATTCAGGCCTCGAGGACATGTTTAAAAACGGAAACTACACCATTTTTGTACCGACAGATGGAGCTATACATGATTATAATGATAGATTAAATGATATT AACGGAATAGATCAAGCCCGGAGACGTAGAGCTGTTAAAGTACCATTATCTTCAAAGGAACTGGTACTGAGTCATACTACCAATGGATTTGTGGATCTCTCCGAAGTTGAAAACGAGGAAATTTTCAAAAG TATGGACCAAGTAAATTCTCCTATAAGAATCAACATATACCCAACCTACAGCGGCGATAAGATGACCACAGCAAACTGCGCCAGATTGGTGAAAAGCAACATTTTAACCGACAATGGCATCGTCCACGTCGTAGACAGAACCGTAGCACCTGCTACTGAGAGTATCGAGAACATCATCGATAGTAACCCCAGTTTGAGTAGCTTTAAACGAG tGCTCGAAAACAccgatattaaaaaacatataaaaccTGACGGTCATTACACTGTGTTCGCTGCCACTGATGAAGCCTttaataaactgaacgagcaacAAAGACAGAAGCTACTGAACGGTGGAGGATGTGCTTCAA GTATATTAAAACACCACTTTGTGGCTCATACCGTATGCTCTTCTGCTATCATTGGAAACGCCACCACCCATAACGTAGAAGGAATCAATCTGAATATGGAACGTACCTTAGATGACGACCTGATCTTTGAAAATAAAGCGAAAATCGTTGAAGCTGATATTATCGGTACCAATGGCGTAATTCACTTGATTGACACACTAATTATTCCAGAATCAG GGCAATACATCAGTAATATGTTGAAAACTCAAAACTTTTCGATGTTCCAAAATCTGATCGAGAAAGCTGGACTGACAGACGAATTAGATAATTATGAAAATGCAACTGTTTTCGTTCCGACTAATAAAGCGTTTGAATCCCCAGAAGGTACCAAACTGTTAAAGGAAATAGAAAACGATCCGGAACAGATAAAGGAGCTGTTAAAATACCATATTGCTGATGGTAAAGTAGAATCCCTTGAACTGAGCAATAATATGAAACTAAACACCAAGGCTGGAAAGGGCTTAAGGGTGAATCTATATTCAACT TTACCACTTTTCACGAACGTCATCAATAGGGCGACCATTAACTGTGCCCCACTAATTCATTTCGATAAAAAAACTTGCGGATCCATCGTACATCAAGTAAACAGGATATTGGTACCTCCGAAGTCGAATATACTCGATGTCATCAGCACCGATGAACGATATTCGAAATTGAAAGAATTAATTGCCGGCACAGAG GTTGAAAAGGTATTACAGGAATCTAACAGGTCCCTTACCCTACTAGCTCCAACCGATGAAGCTTTCGCAGCCATGAGAGATGAGGAGAGAGAACCTTTGTTTAATAGTACCGAAAAGGCCGATGAGTTTATTAAGAACCATATATTGACAG AGGTGCTTTGTTGCTCGGGAGTCGGTCCTCACACCTGGGGATTCAACAGCTTCATTCCGACCTTAGGCGAGCAAAGGGTGGAAATAGG